A single window of Eucalyptus grandis isolate ANBG69807.140 chromosome 1, ASM1654582v1, whole genome shotgun sequence DNA harbors:
- the LOC104421636 gene encoding LOW QUALITY PROTEIN: acyl-coenzyme A oxidase 4, peroxisomal (The sequence of the model RefSeq protein was modified relative to this genomic sequence to represent the inferred CDS: inserted 1 base in 1 codon) produces MTVRASPKPDNLEKEERSSYFGLPGLDVSVGFPQATPASVFPPCTSDYYHFDDLLTPEEQAIRKRVKECMEKEVAPIMAKYWEKAEFPFHIIPKLGALGIAGGTIKGYGCPGLSITGSAISTAEVARVDASFSTFILVHSSLAMLTISLCGSEEQKQKYLPSLAKLDTVACWALTEPDYGSDASALKTSATRWKGLDSQGQKRWIGNSTFADLLVIFARNSSTNQINGYIVKKNAPGLTARKMENKIGLRIVQNGDIILKKVFVPDNDRLPGVNSFQDTNKVLAVSRVMXAWQPIGLSMGVYDICHRYLKERKQFGAPLAAFQINQQKLVQMLGNVQAMFLVGWRLCKLYESGTMTPGHASLGKAWITARARETVALGRELLGGNGILSDFLVAKAFCDLEPIYTFEGTYDINNLVTGREVTGLASFKPAASSQRSRL; encoded by the exons ATAATCTGGAAAAGGAGGAGAGGAGTTCTTATTTCGGTTTACCGGGATTGGATGTTTCAGTTGGATTTCCTCAAGCAACTCCAGCTTCTGTCTTCCCTCCTTGCA CATCGGATTATTATCATTTTGATGACTTATTGACTCCTGAGGAGCAAGCTATCCGTAAGAGAGTCAAAGAATGTATGGAAAAGGAAGTTGCTCCAATCATGGCAAAG TATTGGGAGAAGGCCGAATTCCCATTTCATATCATTCCAAAGCTTGGCGCCCTTGGTATTGCTGGTGGCACTATTAAG GGTTATGGTTGCCCTGGTCTCTCCATTACTGGAAGTGCTATTTCTACAGCTGAAGTTGCTAGGGTGGATGCTAGCTTTTCTACGTTTATTTTGGTTCACTCTTCCTTGGCGATGCTCACTATTT CATTATGTGGTTCCGAGGAACAGAAGCAGAAATACCTACCTTCTTTGGCAAAATTGGATACTGTGGCTTGCTGG GCTTTGACAGAACCTGATTATGGAAGCGATGCGAGTGCTTTGAAAACATCAGCTACAAG GTGGAAGGGGTTGGATTCTCAAGGCCAAAAGCGCTGGATTGGGAATAGTACCTTTGCAGACTTGCTGGTCATTTTTGCTAGAAATAGTTCAACCAATCAAATAAATGG ATATatagtaaagaaaaatgctCCTGGATTAACAgctagaaaaatggaaaataaaattggccTGCGCATTGTCCAGAATGGAGATATTATCCTTAAGAAAGTCTTTGTCCCTGATAATGATAGGTTGCCTGGTGTCAATTCATTCCAGGATACAAACAAG GTGCTTGCAGTTTCACGTGTTA GTGCTTGGCAGCCCATTGGACTTTCGATGGGAGTATATGACATTTGTCACAG GTATTTGAAGGAGAGGAAGCAGTTTGGTGCACCACTGGCTGCTTTCCAAATAAACCAACAGAAACTTGTCCAGATGTTGGGAAATGTTCAAGCTATGTTTCTTGTTGGTTGGCGCCTTTGCAAACTCTATGAAAGTGGTACAATGACCCCCGGCCATGCTAGTTTGGGAAAG GCATGGATCACTGCGAGGGCACGGGAAACAGTAGCTTTGGGCAGAGAGCTGCTTGGTGGCAATGGGATCTTGTCTGATTTCTTGGTTGCAAAG GCATTCTGCGATTTGGAGCCAATCTACACATTTGAAGGCACTTATGATATCAACAACTTGGTCACAGGCAGGGAAGTCACAGGTTTGGCCAGCTTCAAACCAGCTGCATCGAGTCAAAGAAGTCGCCTGTAA